TGTTGCTGTCAAAGCTATTTTATCTGCTTCAAAATAATCTATGACACTACGATATTTACTTTGATATTCTTTTTCATCATTAAAAAATGCTTCTTCCTCAGTTGGAATTCTGTCTAAAATGTATCCCCTGTGAGCTTCATCTATTACAATACAGTCATATTGTCCAACTGTAATTGCATCATCATTTGAATACAATACTCTTTTTATAAGCCCTTGAACAGTGGCTACATGTATTTTTGTAGTATCTTCCGGTTTTTTATCTTTTAATCCTTTAATATCATAGATTTCAGAAATTTTTAATTGCTGATCTACTTTAACATTATCAAAGGTATCTTTTGCCTGCTCTCCCAAACTTGCTCTATCTACTACAAATAATATTCTATTATATTTTTTACTTTTTAATAACCTGTATAAAATAGCTAGAGCTGTTCTTGTCTTTCCGGTTCCAGTAGCCATAGTTAAAAGAACTTTATTTTGTCCTTTTATAAGTGCTTCTTCCACAGCTTTTACTGCTTCTATTTGATAATTTCTAAGACCTAATCCACTTTTAGATTTCAGATATTCCATAGGTTCATCCTGTAAAAGTTTATTAGCTAGCATTTCATCTTTAGCTAATAATTCTTTTAGATCTCTTGGAGAATAAAATCCTTTTAAAGCCTTAGGAGCATTTTTTTGTCTTCTTCCATCTAAAAACCATATTCCTGACTTATCTATCAATTCTTTATTATATGCTCTTCCATTACTTGAGAACATAAAGGGAGCTTTATATTCACCCAAAAAAGGAGCTTCATCACAAAGCTTAATTCCATCTGGTATTATCACTCCTTTAGAATACATTCTGCTCTCTCTTTTTAAAGCATTTCCTACATCAACTTTTTTTCTTTTAGCTTCTAGAGTTCCATAGAGAGTATTTCCATAAAAAAGAGCATAATCAACATATCCATTTTTTCCATCCTCTTTTATACATGGCCATTCCGCTATTGCCATAAATCTACTCTTTTCAGGCATGGTTTTGTTAGATTTATAATTAAGTTTAATTGTATCTGCTTCCCACCCTGCGTCTCTTAACTGCTGATCTATTAAAGCTCTTGTTTCTTCTTCAGTTAATTCAACACTTTTTTTATTTTTTATCAACTTAATTCTTTCTTCTGATGTTCTAAAAGAAAGTTGCTCCGGCACTAACTCATCAAACTTTTTCTTTTCTTCTTGTACTTTTGATAAAAGTTTTTCATAAGCTTCCTTATAATCAACTCGCTCTGGTTTTTTATATTGAACTGATTCTGAATTAAAAGAATAATCACTTCCATAAATTTCATTAAAC
Above is a window of Fusobacterium varium DNA encoding:
- the hsdR gene encoding Type-1 restriction enzyme R protein, whose protein sequence is MYTNFQFLKKDWNILAKIGEMAEYTLHKDPNTAIIKIRQLGEYIAKSMLKVEKLNEPESGSQLDRIKILKTYDLIPEDIENILQLIRKKGNTAVHNMSGNESEAETLLSLVVKLCGWFNEIYGSDYSFNSESVQYKKPERVDYKEAYEKLLSKVQEEKKKFDELVPEQLSFRTSEERIKLIKNKKSVELTEEETRALIDQQLRDAGWEADTIKLNYKSNKTMPEKSRFMAIAEWPCIKEDGKNGYVDYALFYGNTLYGTLEAKRKKVDVGNALKRESRMYSKGVIIPDGIKLCDEAPFLGEYKAPFMFSSNGRAYNKELIDKSGIWFLDGRRQKNAPKALKGFYSPRDLKELLAKDEMLANKLLQDEPMEYLKSKSGLGLRNYQIEAVKAVEEALIKGQNKVLLTMATGTGKTRTALAILYRLLKSKKYNRILFVVDRASLGEQAKDTFDNVKVDQQLKISEIYDIKGLKDKKPEDTTKIHVATVQGLIKRVLYSNDDAITVGQYDCIVIDEAHRGYILDRIPTEEEAFFNDEKEYQSKYRSVIDYFEADKIALTATPAVHTYEIFGEPVYQYSYRQAVLDGNLVDFEPPYRIITRLSSDGIHFEKGSEIKVFDSETQEIKVIKDLKDELDFDVDKFNTKVITEGFNRAVCSALVNYINPEGPEKTLVFAATDEHADMLVRILREEFDKLEMYSMNNDMIEKITGSVKDVDKLIKNLKMRIIQR